In a single window of the Necator americanus strain Aroian chromosome X, whole genome shotgun sequence genome:
- a CDS encoding hypothetical protein (NECATOR_CHRX.G25573.T1) encodes MQLAFLDFEAAFDSPHQGRLLNALRADGVPGKFVHLLDDINQRTTAAVQTPAVCTTPFDVLQVYPFVIRPVMMYESETSPAPPTTVAKIDSNGSELLKRLLGYFSPRETNRSPCSTCFEQFVGFKLQDATRSKEEVLN; translated from the exons ATGCAATTGGCCTttttggactttgaagccgcgttcgactctcctcaccaaggccgtcttctcaacgcgctacgcgccgatggagtaccaggaaagttcgttcacttgcttgatgacataaatcaacgaacaactgctgcagttcaaaCACCAGCCgtatgtacaacaccgtttgatgTG CTGCAAGTCTATCCATTCGTTATTCGCCCTGTCATGATGTACGAATCGGAGACTTCACCAGCACCACCTACAACGGTGGCGAAGATCGACTCCAACGGATCCGAGCTGCTTAAAcggctgcttggctacttttcgCCTAGG gagaccaacagatcgccttgttcaacgtgtTTTGAGcagtttgtcgggttcaagTTGCAAGATGCCACCAGGTCGAAGGAGGAGGTGCtgaactga
- a CDS encoding hypothetical protein (NECATOR_CHRX.G25573.T2), whose protein sequence is MQLAFLDFEAAFDSPHQGRLLNALRADGVPGKFVHLLDDINQRTTAAVQTPAVCTTPFDVTVEQYPGDIALAPSKRSLTDLECTDDIVTFGGSSMKLQHVIDLVSKLSALYGLGLRLHKCEQIVYGPLPLKLQVYPFVIRPVMMYESETSPAPPTTVAKIDSNGSELLKRLLGYFSPRVRHNEYLHAEVDVETNRSPCSTCFEQFVGFKLQDATRSKEEVLN, encoded by the exons ATGCAATTGGCCTttttggactttgaagccgcgttcgactctcctcaccaaggccgtcttctcaacgcgctacgcgccgatggagtaccaggaaagttcgttcacttgcttgatgacataaatcaacgaacaactgctgcagttcaaaCACCAGCCgtatgtacaacaccgtttgatgTG ACAGTAGAGCAGTATCCTGGTGACATCGCCTTAGCACCATCAAAACGctccttgaccgatctcgagtgcACCGACGATATTGTTACATTTGGGGGAAGCAGCatgaaacttcaacatgttatCGACCTTGTATCGAAACTATCAGCACTCTATGGATTAGGCCTGCGCCTTCATAAATGTGAGCAAAT TGTTTATGGTCCACTTCCACTCAAGCTGCAAGTCTATCCATTCGTTATTCGCCCTGTCATGATGTACGAATCGGAGACTTCACCAGCACCACCTACAACGGTGGCGAAGATCGACTCCAACGGATCCGAGCTGCTTAAAcggctgcttggctacttttcgCCTAGGGTACGCCACAATGAATATCTTCACGCGGAAGtcgatgtg gagaccaacagatcgccttgttcaacgtgtTTTGAGcagtttgtcgggttcaagTTGCAAGATGCCACCAGGTCGAAGGAGGAGGTGCtgaactga
- a CDS encoding hypothetical protein (NECATOR_CHRX.G25574.T1), with protein MRDGPVISIENYTIYCGNADENKVGAGGGITSTPSRCTVLRLLDRRGIKLWIVSAHAPTETPDDKTKDAFYDELNALMFKIPSHQMVIVGIDANLKMEHEQQSDVVGK; from the coding sequence atgagagatgggcccgtcatcagcatcgaaaattacaccatatactgcggcaatgctgatgagaacaaagtaggtgctGGTGGAGGAATTACCTCAACGCCGTCTAGATGCACCGTTCTACGACTGCTGGATCGCAGAGGAattaaactctggatcgtaagtgctcacgcacctacggaaaccccTGACGACAAAactaaggacgccttctatgacgaactcaatgcgttgatgtttaaaataccaagccaccagatggtcattgtcggaatcgacgcaaatttGAAGATGGAACATGAACAACAGTCCGATGTGGTTGGAAAATGA